One Candidatus Eremiobacterota bacterium genomic window, GCCCACCAGCACTTTGCAGGCAGTACGCCCGCGTTGTTCTGAGAATCTGTCATGAAAATCACCTCCTGAGATATAGATTATAAGGAGCAGGTAAAAACCCTCCCCGGCAGAGCCTTCGAAGAGGCTGGCAATAGAGGATAATGGCCTTCCAGGAAGAATTCTGATATGAAACCTGGAGAATTTCCTGCCGGGACCGCCGGCACAGGAAAGCAGGCAGACCGTGAAGGGTGGAACAAAGTGATTTTCCTTGACAGAAAGAACGCGCGAAGGCCTTATGACCTGATACTGCTCTATGCGTCAGAGGCGATCTATGCGAGGGGAAAGGTCCACCTGGGAATCAGGGTCTTGTCGATTATGCTCCTCGTGGCCTTTTCAGCCATTGCGGTCTATTTCACGGGAGGCACTTACCTCCCCTATCTGCACATATTCTATGTGCCCATAATCCTGGCAAATTTTCTGCTGGGAGCCCTTGGAGGCCTTGTCACGGCCGTAATCTCAGGGATCACCGTGGGCCTTCTCCCCCTCAACGTGGCGCAGCACCAGATGCAGGAGCCCCTCATGGCCCTCTTCAGGATCCTCTTTTTCATTCTCGTGAGCCTGATGGCAGGCATCACCTCTTCTCTCACCAACCGTTACATCGACTACCTCCAGGTGAAGATTGATGAAAAGACCGAGGAGCTCCAGAAAAATTACCAGGAGCTCAAGAAGCTCCAGGAGACCAAGGCATTTCTGACCAACACGATTGTCCATGACATGAAGTCATACCTGGCATCAATTCTTGTCTCCTGTGGCACCCTCAGGAAATACTACTGCAAGGATCTTGACAACCAGGGCACCGAGCTTGTCACTGCCTGCGAGGCCTCGGGGAACAGGATGCTCAACCTCATCTCCAATATCCTGGATGTCTATGCCGGCGAAGAAAGGGGACTCCGCCTCACGATAATCTCCTGGGACCCCGTCAAGGACCTCCACAAAATGGCCGATCTGTTCAGGGTGCAGGCCTCTTCAAACAATGTTTCCATCGAGGTGAAGATGCCCGACGATCTCCCTGCCCTTTTTGCCGACAGGGAGCTCATATGCCGCACCATTGAAAACCTTCTTTACAACGCGATAAAGCATACTCCCCAGGGCGGGAGCATCGAGCTTGAAGCGGCGAGAAAAGGGAGCCTCCTCGAGTTCCGCGTGAAAAATACGGGAAGCGTGATACCGGAAGAGCTGAGGGAGAAGATATTCGACAGGTTCTTCACGGCAGAGAAGGGAGAGTCCGGAAAGAGCGGCACGGGCCTCGGGCTTGCCCTCTGCCGCATCGCCGTCGAGGCCCATCACGGCAAAATCTGGGTGGAATCCA contains:
- a CDS encoding HAMP domain-containing sensor histidine kinase, with the translated sequence MKPGEFPAGTAGTGKQADREGWNKVIFLDRKNARRPYDLILLYASEAIYARGKVHLGIRVLSIMLLVAFSAIAVYFTGGTYLPYLHIFYVPIILANFLLGALGGLVTAVISGITVGLLPLNVAQHQMQEPLMALFRILFFILVSLMAGITSSLTNRYIDYLQVKIDEKTEELQKNYQELKKLQETKAFLTNTIVHDMKSYLASILVSCGTLRKYYCKDLDNQGTELVTACEASGNRMLNLISNILDVYAGEERGLRLTIISWDPVKDLHKMADLFRVQASSNNVSIEVKMPDDLPALFADRELICRTIENLLYNAIKHTPQGGSIELEAARKGSLLEFRVKNTGSVIPEELREKIFDRFFTAEKGESGKSGTGLGLALCRIAVEAHHGKIWVESRGGENTETTFIFTIPLSREMKNEGK